Below is a window of Impatiens glandulifera chromosome 2, dImpGla2.1, whole genome shotgun sequence DNA.
TTGGTAAATCTTTCACCATTCTCATATCATCTTCCAGCCTTTCCAACATTTGTGCCATTTCTTCATACTGAAAACATCTCTCATCTTCCACAACAAAAACATGAACATCCCCATTAACTTCCAATGTGCTATAACCAGGAGTTTTCTTCATCTCAACTCTCCTCATTTCCTTTCTAATCCAAGCCACTTCATCCCATTTTCTTGCCATTGCAAAAAAGTTAGAAACCAAAGTATAAACACCCGGTTCCTcgatcttcatcttcaaaactTTTTCAACCGCCACCATTCCAATTCGTATATTCCGATGATTACAACAACCAGACAGAAGAGAAACCCAAGTAGCAACGCCAGGCTCGGTCTTCATCGAAGATATAAGATCAAACGCTTCATTCACCATTCCTGCTCGAGAAAAAAGATCAACCATGCAAGTATAATGATTCTCAGATGGTTCGATTTTAAATTCCTTTACCATAACACTAAACCAATATTTACCCTCTTCAACCAAACCCGAATGACTAAACGCAGACAGAAGAGAAGCAAACGTTATATGGTCTGGTTCTGAATTCGTCTTTATCATCTTCAGAAACAACAAATGAGCTTCCTTTCCATGTCCATGAACTCCATAGCTAGCAATCATAGCATTCCATAAAACTGTGTCTTTACAAACTATCCGATTAAACAAGATGTTCCCTGAGAAAAGAGAACCACATTTCGAATACATATCGATCAACGCGGTTCTAACTTGTTCAAAGTTATAACTAAGCGTTTTTATCACATACCCGTGAACAGAACGACCCAATTTGAAACAACCGAGTTGAGAACAAGCTAAAAGCGACCCAACAAGTGAAACAGGGTCGGGTTCAAAGCCGTTTTCAAGCATCTCTATGAATAACTCGAGTGCATTATTTGCGAAACCGTTTTGAGCATAACCGGAAATCAGAGCACTCCAAGTGACGACACTTTTGGTAGGAATCGTTTGAAATAAGCGATGTGCGAGCTGCAATCGTCCCATCTTGGCGTACATATCGACTAAGCTGGTCTGAACTAATACATCAATCGACAGATCTCTTCTGATCATACTTCCATGGATGGAGAATCCAATTCTTCTGTCTTCAAGATTTGCACAAGCCTGGATCAAACCCAACATCACAACACTATCAAGTTCGAATCCTTCTTCTTGCATCTTCCTGCAGATACTAATAGCTTCAATAGCTTGCCCACTCCGTGCAAAACCCATGATCATTGTTGTCCATGAAACGATATCCTTTTTATGCATAGTTTCAAAAACAGATAATGCAATGTCCATTCTTCCACATTTGGTATAGAAATTCAAAAGGGAAGAGCTAACAAAGAGATCATTTAGATATCCGGATTCAAT
It encodes the following:
- the LOC124926404 gene encoding putative pentatricopeptide repeat-containing protein At3g25060, mitochondrial — translated: MRLLPWGRRRRGNFNGLKHLLLACTDPPLVATVHALLITSGIIQDDDNSIPQLISSYARVSQLNLARQVFDQLPQRKIGAWNSLIVAYSRKDRPSEVINLYRSMCRDGVKPDSSTFTLVIKACASLLDFDMGEEVRLSVIESGYLNDLFVSSSLLNFYTKCGRMDIALSVFETMHKKDIVSWTTMIMGFARSGQAIEAISICRKMQEEGFELDSVVMLGLIQACANLEDRRIGFSIHGSMIRRDLSIDVLVQTSLVDMYAKMGRLQLAHRLFQTIPTKSVVTWSALISGYAQNGFANNALELFIEMLENGFEPDPVSLVGSLLACSQLGCFKLGRSVHGYVIKTLSYNFEQVRTALIDMYSKCGSLFSGNILFNRIVCKDTVLWNAMIASYGVHGHGKEAHLLFLKMIKTNSEPDHITFASLLSAFSHSGLVEEGMVNEAFDLISSMKTEPGVATWVSLLSGCCNHRNIRIGMVAVEKVLKMKIEEPGVYTLVSNFFAMARKWDEVAWIRKEMRRVEMKKTPGYSTLEVNGDVHVFVVEDERCFQYEEMAQMLERLEDDMRMVKDLPIPDLLD